Proteins from a genomic interval of Bombus affinis isolate iyBomAffi1 chromosome 16, iyBomAffi1.2, whole genome shotgun sequence:
- the LOC126925607 gene encoding sodium-coupled monocarboxylate transporter 1-like, with product MRSRVLVLFFCLAISSAEQRPSAETKEECIENHPVLLYYFSWADYMVLAAMLVISCLIGTFYGFFAKKQETSQDFLLGGSSMGTLPMAMSLAASFITAIELLGNPAEMYEQGTQFWMTCLSFILVVPITSCLYLPVYMKLRLTSSYEYLNLRFNRHCRLLAGGLYMLQMIFYTSVAVYAPALALSHVTGLNTYIAVTLVYVVCIFYASQGGMKAVIMTDTFQAAVLLGSLFLIVGYGLFWEGGPSLVWQVNEQSGRMEFFNMNPSPTVRHSLWSVVIGGTIYWTSMFCSNQASVQKYLSVENIGQVRTALWVSAFGMIIIYTINFLTGMVLYSTYKDCDPLLAGYISGQDQLLPLYVMNFMGSLKGVPGFFVAGIFAASLGTVASALNSLAAITCEDILQGVLKMEMPARKGAIYARWISIFFGALSFALVFVVERLGSVLQVALSFNGMVGGITLGLFSLGMFIPWANAKGAIVGAITSMVIVLWIGLGAQIALLNGQIHLDNKPVSVDACPCINATDINLKQLTDNNDEVYSIYKISYLWYSGIGCILTMLVGVIVSCFTGFQNSADLDQNLLSPPIASLFCIKRKPCASNVHGITNFGLELDDEKSQMESTKSPKI from the exons ATGAGGTCGCGTGTTTTGGTACTATTCTTCTGTCTGGCGATTTCTTCAGCAGAACAGCGGCCATCCGCAGAGACAAAAGAAGAATGCATAGAAAATCACCCTGTTCTTCTCTACTATTTTTCATGGGCCGACTATATGGTGTTGGCTGCTATGTTAGTAATCTCATGCCTAATAGGTACTTTCTATGGTTTCTTCGCTAAGAAGCAGGAAACCAGCCAGGACTTCCTGCTTGGTGGTTCAAGCATGGGAACGTTGCCTATGGCGATGTCACTGGCCGCTAGTTTTATTACGGCTATTGAACTTCTGGGAAATCCTGCCGAAATGTATGAACag GGTACTCAATTCTGGATGACatgtctgtcttttattttggtTGTACCCATTACCTCCTGCCTATACCTGCCGGTTTACATGAAACTGAGATTAACATCGAGCTATGAGTATCTTAATCTTCGTTTCAACCGGCATTGTAGACTACTTGCCGGAGGTCTTTACATGTTGCAGATGATCTTCTACACATCTGTAGCTGTATATGCGCCAGCGTTAGCTTTAAGTCACG TCACGGGCCTCAATACTTACATAGCCGTCACTCTAGTCTACGTAGTCTGTATCTTCTACGCCTCACAG GGTGGAATGAAGGCTGTCATAATGACGGACACCTTTCAAGCAGCGGTGCTCCTCGGCTCCCTCTTCTTAATCGTTGGATATGGTCTTTTTTGGGAAGGTGGACCTTCCTTAGTATGGCAAGTCAACGAACAATCTGGAAGAATGGAATTCTTTAACATGAACCCCAGTCCAACTGTCCGACATAGCTTGTGGAGCGTGGTAATTGGTGGGACCATTTACTGGACCAGCATGTTCTGTAGCAATCAAGCTTCCGTCCAAAAGTACCTTAGCGTAGAAAACATTGGTCAAGTTAGAAC AGCCTTATGGGTATCAGCTTTTGGTATGATTATAATATATACCATAAACTTCTTGACTGGTATGGTGCTCTATAGCACTTACAAAGACTGTGATCCTCTACTAGCTGGCTATATAAGTGGCCAGGATCAATTGTTGCCACTATACGTTATGAATTTCATGGGCAGTCTCAAGGGAGTGCCTGGTTTTTTTGTTGCTGGGATCTTCGCTGCCTCATTGGG AACCGTGGCAAGTGCTCTGAATTCCCTGGCGGCCATAACCTGTGAAGACATTCTCCAAGGGGTACTCAAGATGGAGATGCCGGCCAGGAAGGGTGCAATTTATGCTAGGTGGATTAGTATCTTCTTTGGAGCGCTTAGTTTTGCTTTGGTTTTTGTCGTAGAACGACTTGGTAGCGTTCTTCAG GTCGCACTTTCGTTTAATGGCATGGTTGGGGGTATTACCCTGGGATTATTTTCCTTGGGAATGTTTATTCCATGGGCAAATGCCAAAGGAGCAATTGTTGGTGCCATCACCAGTATGGTAATCGTTCTTTGGATTGGCCTGGGAGCTCAAATTGCTTTACTAAATGGTCAAATTCACCTAGACAACAAGCCAGTGTCAGTGGATGCTTGCCCATGCATTAACGCTACAGACATAAACCTAAAACAATTAACTGACAACAATGATGAAGTTTACTCCATATATAAG ATCAGTTATCTATGGTACAGTGGAATAGGTTGCATCCTGACAATGTTGGTAGGCGTGATCGTGAGCTGTTTTACAGGCTTTCAGAACTCAGCAGACCTCGACCAGAACCTCCTGAGTCCACCCATTGCTTCTTTGTTCTGTATCAAAAGAAAACCATGTGCCAGTAATGTCCATGGTATCACAAACTTTGGTCTGGAATTGGACGATGAAAAATCTCAGATGGAAAGTACAAAAAGTCCAAAGATATGA